ACTGCACTGAAGCAGAGCGGCAGAGGCTCCAGAGGGTGGTAAAGACGGTACAGAGGATAACCGgctgccctctcccctccctaGAGAACATTTACCTGTctcgctgcctcagcagagtgTCTGGTATCACCAGTGACTGCACCCACCCTGCCTTCACCCTGTTTGACCTGCCGCAGTCTGGCAGGTCTATAAGAACCAGGATAaacagactcaggaacagcttctttcCTCAAGCCGTCACCATCCTGAACACACACTAATCACACCCCACTTCTAActggacatacacacacctcaacACACTGCACTATGCAGCTGAACTCCACTGTCTTTATGTGCAATGactacaatcaatatttatattactctgtctttcttgcacaattttttttttctactgcagcacatttgtattctattctattctatttttataagtattattctatttctattcttatttttatttctgcttttatttatactaTTTGTACATACTTTTGTATTTATTAGATTTGGAGTAACACCACTTCCAGGCTGCTATAATTTCGTTGTATTCtggtacaatgacaataaaagcttctgattctgattaaactCACAGCATCAGAAAAACCAGGAAGTCAGAAACTGATCAgagtttttactttatttcataaacagaaacaaaaaatgaaaaagttctttagtttttatttttaatccaaaaaggaaaactgaagcTATGGAGACAGGAAGTACAGATGTCAAACAGACTTGGAGACAAGGACGAGACCTGAAAATACACCAACATTAAGCTTATTAACCAGGTAACCAGTTGTCAGTTTGCTTCTCAGCAGGTGAGTCATGTGACTCAGGTGTGTAGTTTGTGTGGTGCAGGTTCATGTGTGATCAGTTTCACTGAGCCTCAAACTAAAGTTACTGTTCGTCACAGATTCAGGGTCAGGTGATCAAACAGGTCTCAGACTCTGGACGTCCTGATGACCCGGCTGTGGTCCTGGTCCCTGGAGGAACCTCTGGCTCTAGACCTCAGTCCCAGAGGACACTGTGAGGTCACACATGATTGGGATCAATAATCTGATCAATGAAAACCTTCAGTCTCTGCTGTCGCCTCCTCTGACTCATCAACATCGTTCATGACTCGAGCTTCAGTttctcagactcaggctcagactcagactcagacacagacacagacacagtctcagagtcagacacagactcagactcagactcagacacagactcagactcagactcagcagCATCTCGTGGGTTTGACATGACTTTATTTCCAGAGGTGCAGGTTATTGCAGCTGATCACAGACAGAACATCTGGTTTATTTACATCAGGAATCAGAAACAGGTCGATCTCTCATCATGTTAAAGCAGCTCAGGTGTCGTCAGACCGTGAAGCCGCGGCGGCGAGCGGCGCTCAGAGAGGCGGAGCGGATCCAAGCGGGTTAAAGCTGATAGGACGATCTGTACACGCTGGGACGACGTCGCCGGCCCCGGCCAATCAGCTGCACTCGTTTCCTTTGATGAGGAAGAAGGTTCCGGCGGCCACGCCCAGCAGACCCACCGTCAGACCCAGTCCACAAAATACTGCAGGTCCAACACCAGGCTGCTGCACGTCCACATCTggagacagaagacacacagacattaagTTCACCTGCACATCTGGACACAGGAAGTGGACTGACTGATCAGCTGGAGTTCGCTCCGTCGTCTCTGGTTAAAGTCGTCTCACCCCAGATTCTGGTCAGTGGTTGGCTCAGAGCTGGATGGTCCACTGTGCAGCTGTAGATGTCTCCCAGCTGTGGGATGAAGACCAGTCTGGACATCTGGGTGAAGGACCCATCTGTGTTGGGAAAGGGGACGTTGATGCTCGTCCCTTCAGTCACCTTCTCCTCGTTCTTGGTCCAGGTGACGTTGACAGGAGCAGGGTAGAAACCAGTCACATGACAGATCAGAGTGTTCTGCTCTCCCAGCTCCACGTCGTCTCTGGTGTAGATCATCGGAGGTGAAGGAGGATCTGTACGGGGACAGGACTCAGATCACATGATGTCTCCAGGATCCACTGAGTCCAGAGCAGCAGGTCTGCCACTGTActctgcattcattcattcactcattcattcactcagtgTCAGAGGACAGATCAGACAGTGTGTCGTCTCTGTGGACACAGCCTGTGTTGGACATCAGAACCTGTGAAGTTCAGTCAGTTTGATTTACTGGGACTAATCATGGACCAGCAGCAggttcagagacagaaacacctgcagagacaagaAGCTCAGTAACAAGTGATCATGGGAGGAGCTCAGTGAATCATGGGAAATCCCCCGACAGACAGGTGACATGATCCATGTTCCTGCTGATGGTGCAGCACTGACCCACTGATCCACAGGTGGAGGCTGGTTACTTAACTTATTTAACTTATTTAACTTAatcttactttattttattttattctatactatgttgtatatttacacatgttgcactggagaaggagatgctttccatctcgttgtatatgtaaaagatgtccaattacaataaaaggcattctattctattctattctatggaaaccatgttctgtgtttgtagGACATAAATATTGAGCTCAGACTGAACCTGGATCAGAATCTGAGTGATCGACtttgatcaataatcaataacttCATTCcggtgttttcatttttgattcattttacaTTCTATCATTCTATTACTAATTGTATAATATTATTTTGATTATACATAGTGAGAGAAATGTCAGTGATTCAgaggatgatgtgtgtgtggtcttcgTGTCCTTCAGTCCAGCTCAGTCTGGATCAGGTCTTTGTCTCACTGATTTCTTACCTCTCTCCAGTGGGATGTCCCTCATAGCGCCTCTGACAGTGTTCAGGTTCTGTTTGCAGACCTGTAGAGCAGCCACAGCTCCTTCATAAGCTCCTTCTCCGTAGTTCACATGATCCACAAAACTGGGCTGAGGATCGACTTCTTTCCCGTGGATGAAGTCTGCGTACCACACCTCTTCACCATCCAGTGCGTACATGTACTCTCCATCAGTCTGTGAACAGCCGGCGATAGCAAGGTCTTCATGCAGAcctgaagacagaggacagggtTCAGacactgactgtgtctgtggttcAGTCCTTCAGTCTGTGAGCTCAGTGTCCACAGACTGTTTGATCTGAACCATCAGAGTTTTAAAGCTGAGAGTTTAAAGGGAGACAAACACTCactgtcagcagagacacagaggacacagcagaggacGAGGACCAGCTCCGGGACCTTCATGGTGGTCTTCATCGGCAgcagagggacacagagacgtctgaatgtctgtgaatgtgtgagacactgacacaaactgacactgagtccagcagcagctgagctcttactcacacagcagccaatcacagagcagagatCCCATGATGTCAGCGGTGTCCAGGCAGACACAGACTGTAGCCGCtcacagctgaggacagagacacagagaccagTGATGGTTCAGAAAGTCTCAGACCAGATCTCTGTCTCACGTCTCTGAGACACAAAGACGTCAAAGAGTTTCTGTTTGTCCTGAAACTTTTTcagctgaagaagaaaatgtttgtcCAAACTCTGATCAGACACAGACGGACAGTTCAGACCTGGACCAGGATCAGGACTGAACTGTGATCTTCACTGTTGATTGATCACTGATCAGGAGAAAAGTGAATCCTGAAAAACATGAAGCCTCAGCTCACACGTGGTCGTTCTGGTCTCTGGTTCATCTCCTGATTCACAGAGTCTAGATTCATTCAGGATTCAGGACCTGCTTGTTAACAGTTAATTAAACTCCCGTCCTTACACCGCCACAGTGGACTCTTCTACCTGAGACTGATACGAGTCCCTGTCAGGTGAACATAATCAAGTGGACATTGTCCAGATTTACAGTGGACAGTTTTCCCTCCTGATGATGGAGAATCTCTGCTGCCTCCAGTCTCTGATCAGTTTGTTCATCAGGCTGTTTCACTGAGTTTAattcacacaacaacaaactgatcttcatcatcatcttcatcaaaCATCATTCCTGTTAAACAGCAGCGAGAGTTAGTGACGAGCTGCTGCTACAAACAATGAAAAGCTTTTCATGTCATAACAAAATATTTTCCTGATCAGTGTGAAACAAACATGATTCTGTTCAATCAGTTTATCACACTGGATCAATGGATCTGATTAAAATCAACAGATGTAGGACTGTGagatgatacacacacacacgtgtatcatcacactgtgtgactgtgactgtgtctctgagcagagtctcagtctcagtctctctgaagGACACAGTCCTGTTTTCACTCGTCTTTTCTGGGTCGTCTCTCTCCATCGTTCACTGAACTAATGAATCAATAACTGATCAGTATTTCCTGACCAGCAGAGTGGACAGTGTGTCTCAGCGTCCTCGTCTCTAAcgtctctgctctgtgactgTAAACAactttatgatgtttttatttatatttggaCTCAGCTGTTTGATGATGTGTTCAGGGTCGctcagttcagctgctgctgctcaggatCAGAGGATCAGAGACTGATCTGGAGTCAGTTTGTCTGAGAGAGAATCAGAGAGAACGACtctgtgaaaacattaaaaaccaaTTCACAGTCACTGTGTTGAACTGGGACTTTCTGAGTTCCAGTTTCTCTGTTCACCTCCTAACCAGTGTGACCACCTGATGCCTTCAGGTGTCTCTGTGAAACTGGGACTTCAGCACATTCAACTCTGACACTCAGTTAATGTGAGTGTCAGTTTTCCTGCAGCACCTGAAcgcagcatctgagaaaaatcCCAACTCTTTACTTTcacacagcagccaatcagaaacagagctgctgatgACTCATCAGTTACCAGGAGCAGCAGTTTGTCAAACTGTAACATCACTGTCCAACACCCTGAGGGACGGTGGAtgatctgtacacacacacacacacacagtaaatatacTGTGTTATATGTATTACTGTGTTAATATGcatgtaaatcattttcttttttctttgttgtgaaTGCGGATACAttctgttttgatgttttagAACATTGTTACTGAAACGTTCATGTTAATAAagttcaaacactgaaacatccaCCCTGGCCCCTCCTCCCCGGGtcctcaccatcatcatcatcatcagtctgtTCTTGTGAAACCTCCTGAGTCTCAGTCAGATTTAAACTCACGTCACAGACTGACTGATGGTCCTGATGGTTCTGactgtctctcagtgtctcctctTTAAAACCTCAGAGTCCACATCATCATGTCACAGCAGTCCCTCAGTCTCAGTCATAAACTGATTGTCCTCCTGTCCTCGGGGGTCTGGACTCCTCAGTACCAGGTCTGAGCTGGATTCTGATCCATCAGCTGTGGACTGAATCCTGATGTTGGTCTGGATCACCTCTGTGTCTGATGAGGACTGAAGCTCTGACAGTTTCATCGTGACCTGATGATTCAGGAAACACACTCTGTAAGGATCTTTAAGGTCTGGTTCCTGAGTGGACTCATTAGACCTGAGGCTTATTTCATCAGCATGACATCATTTCCTGTCCTGGCTCACTCATTAAAACCTGCATCATCCTGTGTGACTTCATTTGTAACATGGAGCAGCCTCCACCTGTGATCTGTGGACCTGGAGGACCAGAACAGGTGGAGGGATCCACAGACCTGCATGAGTCCACGTGTTGGTGAGATCACCTGAAGAACATCAGTGCTGCAGAAAACCAGGATCTGAGTCTCAGAGACCCCAGAGTCTGTGGGTCAGAGGTGGATCTGCTGCCCCTGGTGGTCGGGTCAGAGCAGGACTCCTTACACTGTTTGTTCAGTTTCTCCTGAAGCATCATCAGGTCAGTAAACAGAACATCAAATAGAATCGACAACAAAATGAACTGAAGTAAACAACAGATCTGATCTAATCACTTTCAGTCATCAGACTCTGTGGTGGAGCTGAGCCAGTAGGTggtaaaaccttcttgtttgataaagcttataattagttgtagttacagtcctagttatttattaaacttatagttagtcacaattatctttatagacactgttacagttaaggatatagcccttagtagggctggctcaggcaactgaatcatcccctagttatgctgctataggccgaggctgctgggggacatcccatgatctactgcgcacttcttcttctttctctttctctcctcagacccactctcaaatttattagcctttattacatgtcattaactctgtgtcctctctgtcccgtagtcctgtgcctgtctctctctgtacctgtctgcaggtgtctctggctccggagctgcatgtcctatggtcctggctccacccacctgctgctgtttattgttccgttctgctacagataaatatttgattaatattctttgcaaactgtaaataattaccagtcatgacagctttttgcctccgtgctctgtttcataattctaatctgctgagcacacattatccaataactgttcactaactgtaatgtaaatgctggccctctaacattgtccattgtctgtattatgctgcatgtccttctccccctctcctccattcctagctgtcctatcttcctccttttcctcctttcacccagcccggccatcggcaggagggtcccccatctgagccaggttctgctcaaggtttcttcctgttaaaagggagttttccttgccactgtcgccttaagtgcttgctctggggtcagactctgggtctctgtaatgTGCTTTGAGactattttgattgtggaaggcgctatataaataaaattgaattgaattgaataatGTCTCTGCCAAATATATCTTTTAATGTTTCAAACACCTCTTTCCAGAATGTTTCCAATTTTGGGCATAACCAAAAGATGTGGATCTGGTTGCCAATGTGTGGGCCACAATTTCTCCAGCATTTATTTGAGTGTATTGTACCAAATTTAGCCATAATTTCAGGTGTGTGAAAAAAGCTCATGATAACCTTCTATTTAAATTCCCTCCACACATTCGAATTAGTAACCAAATGTGCTTCAGTACATATTTCATCCCACATATCTGGTGAGTTCATTTCAGTTTCccatctttcttttatttttattgtattatttacatTCATGTCCAGAAATATTTGGTAACAATAGCTTATTAATTTCTTATCCCAGTTCTTTGTTTGTACTTTAATCAGGAATTCTTCAGTTGGTGTGGGCATAACCACTTTAATCCATTCCTTATGTTTTAATAAGAAATATCTTAGCTGTAAGTACCTGAAGAAATCTGTGTTTGGGAGCTTAAAACCCTCCAGTCGCTGTGCAAATGATTTAAACTTGCCAGCATCGTGGAGTTGATGTAAGTTGATGAGTCCGTACTTTGACCATTTTCTGAAACCTGCATCCATTTTAAGATGGCGCAAAATCACCTATAAATCCAATATTTGTGAGAGCTGAAATTGTTTTAGGCAGTCCAAATTTTAATTTAACCATCTtccatatttttaatgtaactTTGGTCCATCCcccatatttatttcatgtgggTGGGCTACTAGAAATGGCAAGACCTGCAAAGGTATTTCACATAAACTCTTTTCAATACTGAGCCAACGTGTATATGACAGGTCCTGAATCCATATTGTTAACAGTCTTAATTGTGCAGCCCAAAAATAACATCTCAAATGTGGAAGTTTGAGCCCACCTTTTGCTTTAGGTAGTTgtaacattcattcattcattttctatgcTTAATCCAttagggtcgcgggggagctggagcctatcccagctgactatgggcgagaggcggggtaaaccctggactggtcgccagtcaatcgcacaaccacacacacacacacactcacacctacaggcaatttagagtagccaattaacctaacccatgcatgtttttgggattgtgggaggaagctggagtacccaGAGAGAACCCATGctggcacagggagaacatgcaaacttcACACAGAGGAGCCcggaacctggaaccctcttgctgtgaggcgatagtgctaaccactgcaccacagtGTCGCGCTAGTTATAACATTTTCAATCTAATTCTCAGtcgctttatttattttatattttaattacatttgtttCTTATAAACTGGATGTGACTGTAAAACTGGTGAAACAAAGTTCTGATAATAACTCAGATCACTGACTCTGAACTTCACACAAACAGGTGATTCAGAGTCATGTGATCAGAGTGACAGCAGCTGTTTACACTGATCTCAGTTCAGCTGTTCGTCTCTGGAAACTCCCGACTCtttactttcatttcctgtttcctcagcagccaatcagagactcCGCTGCTGGCGTGTCATCAGTTGCTAAGGGCAGCTTGTTGctgttaaacagcagcagagagagaaggagctcAGACGCCCCCTACTGGATCATCACAGCTACGTCAGATCAGTCACACCTGCTCAGGTGCAGCTGAACAACTCAGATGTTCGactaaggttaaaaaaaaaaaagtaaatcaagcaatcaaaaaaatcaataatcaatcaataattaTTCAGAACAGCCCACTGAGAGTAAGTCTTATATTACTGGATTCTAATTATATTATAGTTTAATTTTGAGTGTTTCAGTGCTGTGTGGTTGTAGtgacagttttgtgtgtgtgtgttcatgtcaggCAGCAGTagaataaatgtgtgtatttaatgcATCTTCAGCcttcagcagccaatcagaaaaccAGCCACTCATGAGTCATCAGTTACCAGAGCAGAATGTTGTTGGTGAGCAGCAGAGTGAAGGagcaggggtcagaggtcacagtgactctgGTCTGAGGGTCACCTCAGGTTAGGGAAACCAGGCCACCCTCCTGGATCCAGACCTGAGAGGGGAGCTCACCTGTGAGGGTCAGGTGACCAAGCCGTGGCTCATGGAGCCTGATCAGACACAGAGTTACCACCCTGTGGACCCCACCTGCAGGGGGGGCTCTGTGGACATGGACTGTGTCCTCTGTGGTGAGGGAGGTGGAGCAGGACCGATCAGACCTGAGTCTGGATTAGCAGGAGACAGTGGATGGATGGGTTGTGTTACCATGACAACGGAGACAAGTCAGAGTCGAATAACTGAAGATTTaataacatgaaaatgaaaagaagattttattttgaaaaactttaAACAGTTTGACTCAGTTTGTCCTGTGAACAACAAATGAAGGCTCCACCTGGATGAAGACACCTGATCTGTGATCTGTCCCTGTCACTGAAGGACAGGAGTCAATCAGCACCTGAGGGAGGACTGACTGCTGCCACCACCTGCAGCTTCAGGTGAGTCGGAGTCATGTGACCTGTCAGCTGTTCTCAGGACTGGacctctgatctgatctgtgatctgtgatctgGATTTGACCTGATCACAGGTGAACATCAGGTGTGACTGCAGCAGACATCAGTCCGTGTCCAAGTGCAGACACGTAAGCTGCAGAGGACGAGTCGTCCTGGTCATGAAGTCTCTGTCTCCTCGACTGAACGTCCTcatctctgaaacacacaaacatcaacacgGGCTCAGACTGAACTCAGGCTCAGTTTCAGTCTCAGTGTCCAACTGAGACATTTCAAACGTGTCTTCAGACACAGTCATGATGCAGCTGGTGGTTCTGTAGCTAAGATGCTCACACCTGTAACAGGTgagctcagctgcagcaggtaaACGTGCTGAGGCTGAAAACAGGTTTACACACTGACTGTGTCtctgaccacagacacacaaccgacaaccagtgtgtgtgtgtgagtgtgtgtgtgtgtgtgtgtgagtgtgtgcctgtgtgtgtgtgtgtgtgtgtgactgtgtgtgtgcctgtgagtgtgtgtgtgtgtgtgtgtgttaccgtcTGGTCTCCAGTTGTTGTGTTTCCTgcaggtgagagagagcgagcgacacacaacatcactgctgcaaacacacaacaggaagTGGAGCAGAGAGTTGTCAGAGTCGGCGTCACACACctgagagacagggacagagacaggtacagagacaggTACAGGACACATCAGGCGTATCTGATTGGTCGACAGTCAGCTGATTAAAACGGGCGGTGTTACTGACCAGGCTCCGGCCCCGGGGGTAAACTCtgatgtgacctttgaccctgaggGCTCTCTGAAGCCCCTCCCACTGAGAACCAGCCAATCCCAGCAGAGGACGAACCAGATCATCTGAGAACCAGACGTGAGCCTCACCTGTCCCATCGTCCATCACCAACCTgatcaacacacacagtaacacacaggtTAACACGTTACctctgctaacatgctaatgctgCTAACATCCCAGCTGCAGTGATGTCACCGCGGCGTCCACTTCGTATGTGTCCCTGATCAGAGACGAGTCCTGGACAAACCTGCTGAGTCTGTGAGCTGATGTGGTCTCAGCTCAGACCTGCACCTGGTGTTAATGACACCAACACCTCCACCTGCTGGACTGAAGCTGAACTACAACCTGCACTGGACCAGCTCACTGACACCAGatcagagggaggacaagagtCTTACTTTGCTTTGGACTGAAAGACGGACGAGGACGAAGGACACCCAGAACTGGAACaagactggagagagagagagagagagagggagagaacgagggagagagagggggagagggggagagggttCAGACAGGTGTCTGTAAACTGATGGACATGTGGGTCTCTAAGGTCATAGTCCACAGTCTCTGTTTGACCAATCAGCATCCTGCTCACAGTCCCATCAGCTCACTgatgtgtacctgtgtgtacagtgtgtgtgtacagtgtgtatagagtgtgtgtacctgtgtgtgtacagtgtgtgtacagtgtgtgtgcagtgtgtgtacagtgtgtgtacagtgtgtgtgtacctgtgtgtacagACTCCCACACAgtgagcagctccactgcagCTGCACGAACAGGAAACACACCACGTGACCTTTGACCCGACCCACAGGGGACCTCTGCTCCCTGCTCAGAGCCCACAGACCCAGATGCATCATGGGAGCCGGAGGAGGTCGAGCAGAGCTAACAGGAAAATAaccgatcaataaatcaataaatcaataaatcaacaaacagtgaatgAAGAATCAGACTTCAGTTACCTGCTCTGTGCcagagacaccacagagacGGAGCTGACAGGTGAGTCACTGCAGTACACACCTCctgacctgaaacacacacagagacacaggtacacacaggtgaacacagagacTCGTCCTCTGAGGACTGAGGTGAAACTCGTCCTTCTTGTTCTTGTTCCTCTCACAGACTCTGACTGTTACAGTCCAGACCAGAGAAACAAGGACCTGATCTCTGAGATGATTCTGGTTCAGTTCAGATCAGATCACAGACCCAAACTGTTCCCTCCTCAGTGAGAGTTGCAGAGATTATTGAACAGAATCACATGTGACGTCTGTGTAACACGTGtgttaaacacacagtcagtgtttgtgtgtgtgtgtgatgaagctTCTGTGAACTTTTATGTTTGAGTGAAAACATCAGGACGagaacgagtgtgtgtgtgtgtgtgtgtgtgtgtgtgttacctggacagcctcctctggaaagcagacagcagcagtgtgttgcCTGGCAACAGGCCAGGTGGGTAGGGGGTGTGGCTTAGGTCCAGATAGACCTGGAGACTTCTCCCACTTTGGTCACACACGGTGAGACGCACACCTGACAGGTGTTTATGACAACATCTTATTTAGAGAGAATCCAACACTGATGTTTCCACCTGTCTCcacaggtgtgagtgtgtgtgtgttcgtacctgtgtgtgtgtgtccagagtCAGTCGTCCTGTTGTTCACACTGATCCTGTCAGACACCAAaccctgaaaacacaccagctctgagctacacacacacacacacacacacacaaacacacacacacacacagtattgaTCATGTATTGATTATCAGGATGTACTGATCAAACAGAGTAAGTGTGTTGGACAGTGTTTACCTGCTGTCCAGGacgtcagagacagacaggactgTGGGCGAGAGagcctgaggacacagagagagagagagagagagagagagagggtgtttCATCTCACGatgtgttaaactgtgtgtgtgtgtctgtggtgtgtgtgtgtgtgtgtgtgtgtgtgtgtgtgttacctgtctgaaggtgtgcagcagcagtgggcGTGTCAGAGTGTGGAACCTCCAATCAGATTGGACTTGTAGGGCGGAGTCTGTGTGCAGCTCCACCTCGCTCCACCCAGAAACACCACAGCCAATCAAAACACTGGGatcctgacagacagagaccagGGCTCAGGGTCAAATGGTGCGACAGGAATCAGCTGATTCATGGTGACAGAGGTTAAACCTCCAatcagctgaacacacagagaagccACAGCTCTGTCATGTGACACAGGTGAGTTTACCTGAGTGTTCGCAGCTGTGAGTCTGTACAAACATCCaggctggaggagagggaaCCATCGAGCTGACACACCTGAGAACACCAGgaccacctgcacacacacacacacacacgcacgcacacgcacacgcacacgcacacacacacacacacacacacacacacaggtaacacagtGATCACAGGTGCATCATGGGATCtgacacccacacaggtgtgtttctcaccttctcctctttctccttctctatctctctgtctgtcattggTCCGTTCTTCGGGTCCCGCCCCCAGCTGACCACTGGACCaatcacagcagctctgatagaGAAGTGCAGAGTCAGCCCCACCTCCGCCCCTGTGTTCCTCCAGGACACGCCCTCCTTCTGCTCCACCCTCAACACCACGGAAACACAGGGCCAGGAACCGACGCCCACTGGGCCTGTCGTCATAGcaacagaggaggcagagtgGGAGGAGcttgcttctcttcttctcctcttcctccctgcagtctgacctccctctgtcttttctgtctgtttcctgtctgtgatATCACCTCCTGACTCCACCCCTCTCTGTCGCAggtgtgttgccatggcaacagacgGACTCAGGATGTGGAGGTGGTCCAGAGAAAATTGCAGGTAAactctgtcagacacacacacacacacaaacacacaaacacgttttaatattttaatgtgtgtgtgtgtgtgtgtgtgtgtgtgtgtgtgtgtgtgtgtgtgtgtgtgtgtgtgcgtgtgtgtgtacctgcagtgtttgtgtgtgatgaacTCATCCTGGTCCAGGTGTTGGTAGGAGGGG
The sequence above is drawn from the Toxotes jaculatrix isolate fToxJac2 chromosome 23, fToxJac2.pri, whole genome shotgun sequence genome and encodes:
- the LOC121176896 gene encoding LOW QUALITY PROTEIN: H-2 class II histocompatibility antigen, A-U alpha chain-like (The sequence of the model RefSeq protein was modified relative to this genomic sequence to represent the inferred CDS: deleted 1 base in 1 codon), whose product is MKTTMKVPELVLVLCCVLCVSADSLHEDLAIAGCSQTDGEYMYALDGEEVWYADFIHGKEVDPQPSFVDHVNYGEGAYEGAVAALQVCKQNLNTVRGAMRDIPLERDPPSPPMIYTRDDVELGEQNTLICHVTGFYPAPVNVTWTKNEEKVTEGTSINVPFPNTDGSFTQMSRLVFIPQLGDIYSCTVDHPALSQPLTRIWDVDVQQPGVGPAVFCGLGLTVGLLGVAAGTFFLIKGTSAADWPGPATSSQRVQIVLSALTRLDPLRLSERRSPPRLHGLTTPELL